A single window of Uloborus diversus isolate 005 chromosome 5, Udiv.v.3.1, whole genome shotgun sequence DNA harbors:
- the LOC129223298 gene encoding loricrin-like gives MTFPREAEFKEAQGGDGGAEGNSDDYPPDSEGPGGGHSASSPLVGENEGPSGSRFPRGAAGSPPIGEGEGPGSRGVPSGAGGYSAGPPPFIEVERPGTRRGSSGAGGYSINVNPPPFVEGERPGTRVSSGAGGYSAGYPAVGEGEGPGGYSARYPPFGEGEGPGSRGVPSGAGGYSAGPPPFIEVERPGTRRGSSGAGGYSINVNPPPFVEGERPGTRVSSGVGGYSAEQSGYSIMFPPGRYPPSHRFPTVIIPPRGHYPSINHFPPHNGYPPNNDYPEIRYYSAAGDWSGGAEGNSFSGEGGRVRRGAGGYSAGYHPVVEGQGPGSYSGGDGGSGGYSARYPPVGVGEGAGGGWVPGGASGHSGMFPPGHYPPSHHFPTAIIPPRGYYPPNNGYYPMNYYPGARGWSGGAGGSSPGAGRTGSGGAGSSSGLATKINAALATNESIHGGAGSLYNECADSGTGSVTKEGTNGGSGLATKESGGAALATKESGGVALATKKCAGGDAGSTTKEGSSGGARLANSEGTGSGTGSAIKESAGGSTRSSNKESSIVDARSATKEGVGLATNEGGSVELSTKASAGDDAGSTTKEDAGGTSGAAASGDASSLKNS, from the coding sequence CTGGTGGAGGTCACTCTGCTAGTTCCCCTCTTGTTGGTGAAAATGAAGGACCTAGCGGTAGCAGGTTCCCTAGAGGAGCTGCTGGTTCCCCTCCTATTGGTGAGGGCGAAGGCCCTGGCAGTCGCGGGGTCCCTTCAGGAGCTGGCGGTTACTCTGCTGGTCCTCCTCCTTTTATTGAGGTCGAGCGTCCTGGTACTCGCAGAGGTTCTTCAGGAGCTGGCGGTTACTCTATTAATGTTAATCCCCCTCCTTTTGTTGAAGGCGAGCGTCCTGGTACTCGCGTTTCTTCAGGAGCTGGCGGTTACTCAGCTGGTTACCCTGCTGTTGGTGAAGGCGAAGGCCCTGGTGGTTACTCTGCTCGTTACCCACCTTTTGGTGAAGGAGAAGGTCCTGGCAGTCGCGGGGTCCCTTCAGGAGCTGGCGGTTACTCTGCTGGTCCCCCTCCTTTTATTGAAGTCGAGCGTCCTGGCACTCGCAGAGGTTCTTCAGGAGCTGGCGGTTACTCTATTAATGTTAATCCCCCTCCTTTTGTTGAAGGCGAGCGACCTGGTACTCGCGTTTCTTCAGGAGTTGGCGGTTACTCTGCAGAGCAAAGCGGCTACTCTATAATGTTCCCACCGGGTCGTTACCCACCAAGCCATCGTTTCCCTACAGTAATTATCCCCCCAAGAGGTCATTACCCTTCAATTAACCATTTCCCCCCACACAATGGTTACCCTCCAAACAACGATTACCCTGAAATACGTTATTATTCGGCAGCAGGAGATTGGTCTGGTGGCGCGGAGGGAAACTCTTTCAGTGGTGAAGGCGGCAGGGTCCGCAGAGGAGCTGGCGGTTACTCTGCTGGTTACCATCCAGTTGTTGAAGGCCAAGGCCCTGGAAGTTACTCTGGAGGAGATGGTGGCTCTGGCGGATACTCTGCTCGTTATCCTCCTGTTGGTGTAGGTGAAGGCGCTGGCGGAGGCTGGGTTCCTGGCGGAGCTAGCGGACACTCAGGAATGTTCCCCCCAGGTCATTATCCTCCAAGTCATCATTTCCCTACGGCTATTATCCCTCCAAGAGGTTATTACCCTCCGAACAACGGTTACTATCCAATGAATTATTATCCAGGAGCACGTGGTTGGTCTGGAGGCGCTGGTGGAAGCTCGCCCGGTGCTGGACGCACTGGCAGTGGAGGCGCTGGTAGTAGTTCCGGGTTAGCTACTAAGATAAATGCTGCATTAGCTACCAACGAAAGTATCCACGGTGGCGCTGGATCACTTTACAACGAATGTGCCGACAGTGGCACCGGATCCGTTACCAAGGAAGGCACTAATGGTGGCAGTGGATTAGCTACCAAAGAAAGTGGTGGCGCTGCATTAGCTACCAAAGAAAGTGGTGGCGTTGCATTAGCTACCAAGAAATGCGCTGGCGGGGACGCCGGATCAACAACCAAGGAAGGTAGTAGCGGTGGCGCTAGATTAGCTAACAGCGAAGGCACTGGCAGTGGCACCGGATCAGCCATCAAAGAAAGCGCTGGCGGTAGCACCCGATCATCTAACAAAGAAAGCTCTATCGTTGACGCTAGATCAGCTACCAAGGAAGGCGTTGGACTAGCTACTAACGAAGGTGGTAGTGTGGAATTATCTACGAAGGCGAGTGCTGGCGATGACGCCGGTTCAACTACCAAGGAAGACGCTGGTGGTACCTCTGGAGCCGCTGCCAGTGGAGACGCTAGCTCGCTGAAGAACAGCTAA